The following proteins are encoded in a genomic region of Nocardioides sp. cx-173:
- a CDS encoding dimethylarginine dimethylaminohydrolase family protein, with translation MTEFTDPTTAEPAELAELAWGSHYAVVEPTHFRIDYAINPFMDPDVQPDPARASDQWAALVGTLRGLGARIDVLPQREDAPDMVYAMNLGLALLRTAGDPHVVMSHMRYPQRRMETGSAQQWFAGRGWTTSYVGREGVGAHLEAGDAFAFGDALVVGFGPRTEELALKHLALELGVRVRGLRLTHPGMYHLDLAFCPLDSRRALVCPAALDAPSARALMELVPEPLVLTEQEALTTFAANSVVVGRTVVMPACPARVRAQLESWGFEVVVVEVSEFHKGGGSIRCLTNPLDVTLGRDLPVLARGEVITPPPA, from the coding sequence ATGACCGAGTTCACCGATCCCACCACCGCGGAGCCGGCGGAGCTGGCGGAGCTGGCTTGGGGCAGCCACTACGCGGTCGTCGAGCCGACGCACTTCCGCATCGACTACGCGATCAACCCGTTCATGGACCCCGACGTCCAGCCCGACCCGGCGCGCGCGAGCGACCAGTGGGCTGCCCTGGTCGGCACCCTGCGCGGCCTCGGCGCCAGGATCGACGTGCTGCCGCAGCGCGAGGACGCGCCGGACATGGTCTATGCGATGAACCTCGGCCTCGCGCTGCTCCGCACCGCCGGCGACCCGCACGTGGTGATGTCGCACATGCGCTACCCCCAGCGCCGCATGGAGACCGGCTCCGCCCAGCAGTGGTTCGCCGGGCGCGGCTGGACGACGTCGTACGTCGGCCGCGAGGGCGTGGGCGCGCACCTGGAGGCCGGCGACGCGTTCGCGTTCGGCGACGCGCTCGTCGTGGGCTTCGGCCCGCGCACCGAGGAGCTCGCGCTCAAGCACCTCGCGCTCGAGCTCGGCGTGCGCGTGCGCGGCCTGCGCCTCACCCATCCGGGGATGTACCACCTCGACCTGGCCTTCTGCCCGCTCGACTCGCGCCGGGCGCTGGTCTGCCCCGCGGCCCTCGACGCGCCGTCCGCGCGGGCCCTGATGGAGCTCGTGCCCGAGCCGCTCGTGCTCACCGAGCAGGAGGCGCTCACGACGTTCGCGGCCAACTCGGTCGTGGTGGGCCGCACCGTCGTGATGCCGGCCTGCCCCGCGCGGGTGCGCGCGCAGCTCGAGTCGTGGGGCTTCGAGGTCGTGGTCGTGGAGGTGTCGGAGTTCCACAAGGGCGGCGGCTCGATCCGCTGCCTCACCAACCCCCTCGACGTCACCCTCGGCCGCGACCTCCCAGTGCTCGCCCGCGGCGAGGTCATCACCCCGCCGCCGGCCTGA
- a CDS encoding GntR family transcriptional regulator translates to MAEPFATLHLEHASTVDRAADELRRAIFDGELESGTNLREVALAASLGVSRPTVREALTILVAEGIATREPHRGVSVSTPEADSVRDVCAARWVLEGAGVRRWREATDEQRARVHETLAAYISAVRRGASYQRLNERHLDFHVSLVGLTGSERLVHMADNLVVELKLALAQVDRIRRNAHDQADSHAALVQLLDDDDIDGASEFLRRHLADAEVAIIEALGLA, encoded by the coding sequence ATGGCCGAGCCGTTCGCGACCCTCCACCTGGAGCACGCCTCCACCGTGGACCGGGCGGCCGACGAGCTGCGGCGGGCCATCTTCGACGGCGAGCTGGAGTCCGGCACCAACCTGCGCGAGGTCGCCCTCGCCGCCTCCCTCGGCGTCTCGAGGCCGACCGTCCGCGAGGCCCTCACGATCCTCGTGGCCGAGGGCATCGCCACCCGCGAGCCGCACCGCGGCGTGAGCGTCTCGACGCCGGAGGCCGACTCGGTGCGCGACGTCTGCGCGGCGCGGTGGGTCCTGGAGGGCGCCGGGGTACGCCGCTGGCGTGAGGCCACCGACGAGCAGCGGGCGCGCGTGCACGAGACGCTCGCGGCCTACATCTCGGCGGTCCGCCGGGGCGCGTCGTACCAGCGGCTCAACGAGCGCCACCTCGACTTCCACGTCTCCCTCGTCGGTCTCACCGGCAGCGAGCGCCTCGTGCACATGGCCGACAACCTGGTCGTCGAGCTCAAGCTGGCACTGGCCCAGGTCGACCGGATCCGCCGCAACGCCCACGACCAGGCCGACTCGCACGCGGCGCTGGTCCAGCTGCTCGACGACGACGACATCGACGGTGCGTCGGAGTTCCTGCGTCGCCACCTGGCCGACGCGGAGGTCGCGATCATCGAGGCACTGGGGCTCGCCTGA
- a CDS encoding phage holin family protein: protein MRFLTWLLTTAIALATASWVIDGIRFTGAGSGTEELREKLVPLILVSLILGVVTSFVKPVLTFLSIPFIIVTLGLFLLVINAGMLMLTGWLAEKLDIGFEVTGFWPAVGGAIIITLVTWIVDGLIGPDEKR, encoded by the coding sequence GTGCGCTTCCTGACCTGGCTCCTGACGACCGCCATCGCCTTGGCGACGGCATCCTGGGTGATCGACGGCATCCGCTTCACCGGAGCCGGCTCCGGCACCGAGGAGCTCCGAGAGAAGCTGGTGCCGCTGATCCTGGTCTCGCTCATCCTGGGCGTGGTCACGTCGTTCGTGAAGCCGGTGCTGACGTTCCTGTCGATCCCGTTCATCATCGTCACGCTCGGGCTGTTCCTGCTCGTGATCAACGCGGGGATGCTGATGCTCACCGGCTGGCTGGCCGAGAAGCTCGACATCGGCTTTGAGGTGACCGGGTTCTGGCCGGCCGTCGGCGGCGCGATCATCATCACGCTCGTCACCTGGATCGTCGACGGCCTCATCGGCCCCGACGAGAAGCGGTGA
- a CDS encoding low molecular weight protein-tyrosine-phosphatase, producing MSPAVPPARTPGAYAVALVCLGNICRSPMADVVLQEHLARAGLDDRVTVASCGTGDWHVGNRMDSRAAATLDAAGYDPTRHRAQTLDPSWFERFDLLLAMDRTNLEDVRALSASVGGSTRDPDRVMLFRSFDPVEPGGEVPDPYYGGDSGFEEVLAMVERTTAELVAALARELDHP from the coding sequence GTGAGCCCCGCCGTCCCCCCGGCGCGCACCCCCGGGGCCTACGCCGTCGCGCTGGTCTGCCTCGGCAACATCTGCCGCTCCCCCATGGCCGACGTGGTGCTGCAGGAGCACCTGGCGCGCGCCGGGCTGGACGACCGGGTCACGGTCGCCAGCTGCGGCACCGGCGACTGGCACGTGGGCAACCGCATGGACAGCCGGGCGGCGGCCACGCTCGACGCCGCCGGCTACGACCCCACGCGGCACCGCGCCCAGACCCTCGACCCGTCCTGGTTCGAGCGCTTCGACCTGCTGCTCGCCATGGACCGCACCAACCTCGAGGACGTGCGCGCGCTGAGCGCCTCGGTAGGGGGCTCGACCCGGGACCCCGATCGCGTCATGCTGTTCCGCAGCTTCGACCCCGTCGAGCCCGGGGGTGAGGTGCCGGACCCGTACTACGGTGGGGACAGCGGCTTCGAGGAGGTACTCGCCATGGTCGAACGCACCACGGCCGAGCTCGTCGCCGCCCTGGCGCGAGAGCTCGACCACCCGTGA
- a CDS encoding fructosamine kinase family protein yields MTRQPLVARLAEDLLGSSVVATAPVAGGDICTATKLRLSDGTTALMKTLSHAPEAFFETEAAGLRWIADAGGVGVPEVLAVDAECLILRWVESGRNSIESAAAFGRALATTHAAGAAAYGAEADGFIGRLPLPNRATPTWAEFYAVRRVLPYLKLARDRGAVTDADAAAVEAVVGRLPALLPEEPPARLHGDLWNGNVLWGQDGQVWVIDPAAYGGHREVDLAMLSLFGLPHLPRVLDAYDEATPLADGWEDRLGLHQLFPLLVHACLFGGGYGTRAAETAARYT; encoded by the coding sequence GTGACCCGCCAGCCGCTGGTCGCCCGACTGGCCGAGGACCTGCTCGGCTCCTCGGTCGTCGCGACGGCACCCGTGGCCGGCGGCGACATCTGCACCGCCACGAAGCTCCGCCTCTCCGACGGCACCACGGCGCTCATGAAGACGCTCTCGCACGCGCCCGAGGCCTTCTTCGAGACCGAGGCCGCGGGCCTGCGCTGGATCGCCGACGCCGGCGGCGTCGGTGTGCCCGAGGTCCTCGCGGTGGACGCCGAGTGCCTGATCCTGCGCTGGGTCGAGTCCGGGCGCAACAGCATCGAGTCCGCTGCTGCCTTCGGCCGGGCGCTGGCCACCACCCACGCCGCCGGCGCCGCGGCGTACGGCGCCGAGGCCGACGGCTTCATCGGCCGGCTGCCGCTGCCCAACCGCGCGACGCCCACCTGGGCGGAGTTCTACGCCGTCCGCCGCGTGCTGCCCTACCTGAAGCTGGCCCGCGACCGCGGCGCCGTCACCGACGCCGACGCCGCGGCCGTCGAGGCGGTCGTCGGGCGGCTGCCAGCCCTGCTGCCCGAGGAGCCGCCGGCCCGCCTGCACGGCGACCTGTGGAACGGCAACGTGCTGTGGGGCCAGGACGGCCAGGTGTGGGTCATCGACCCCGCGGCGTACGGCGGGCACCGCGAGGTCGACCTCGCCATGCTCTCGCTGTTCGGCCTGCCGCACCTGCCGCGGGTGCTCGACGCCTACGACGAGGCCACCCCGCTCGCCGACGGCTGGGAGGACCGCCTCGGCCTGCACCAGCTCTTCCCGCTCCTCGTCCACGCCTGCCTCTTCGGTGGCGGCTACGGCACCCGCGCGGCCGAGACCGCCGCCCGCTACACCTGA
- a CDS encoding response regulator transcription factor has translation MPPVPKPRVLVVEDDRAVRESLRRSLEFNGYDVRLAGDGAEALATIGAAQPDVVVMDVMMPRLDGLETTRALRTAGNRVPILVLTARDAVGDRVEGLDAGADDYLTKPFALQELLARLRALLRRVVQDEDAPEEVLTFADLSMNVATREVFRGQRRMELTRTEFTLLEMFLRRPRRVLERAFILEEVWGYDFPTTANSLEVYVGYLRRKTEAEGEPRLIHTVRGVGYVLKES, from the coding sequence GTGCCTCCCGTCCCCAAGCCGCGCGTCCTCGTGGTCGAGGACGACCGCGCCGTACGGGAGTCGCTGCGGCGCTCGCTGGAGTTCAACGGCTACGACGTGCGGCTGGCCGGGGACGGCGCGGAGGCGCTGGCCACGATCGGGGCGGCCCAGCCCGACGTCGTGGTGATGGACGTGATGATGCCGCGCCTGGACGGGCTGGAGACGACGCGCGCCCTGCGCACCGCCGGCAACCGGGTGCCGATCCTGGTGCTCACCGCCCGCGACGCCGTGGGCGACCGGGTCGAGGGGCTGGACGCGGGGGCCGACGACTACCTCACCAAGCCGTTCGCGCTGCAGGAGCTGCTCGCCCGGCTCCGGGCGCTGCTGCGCCGGGTGGTCCAGGACGAGGACGCCCCCGAGGAGGTCCTGACCTTCGCCGACCTGTCGATGAACGTCGCCACCCGCGAGGTGTTCCGCGGCCAGCGGCGCATGGAGCTGACGCGCACGGAGTTCACGCTGCTGGAGATGTTCCTGCGGCGGCCGCGGCGGGTCCTGGAGCGGGCGTTCATCCTCGAGGAGGTGTGGGGCTACGACTTCCCGACCACCGCCAACTCCCTCGAGGTGTACGTCGGCTACCTGCGCCGCAAGACCGAGGCCGAGGGCGAGCCACGACTGATCCACACCGTGCGCGGTGTCGGCTACGTGCTGAAGGAGTCATGA
- a CDS encoding HAMP domain-containing sensor histidine kinase: MSTDTPAKAVGGGWFHYRRSLASRVTLLTTMAVGLTVAFLAAGAYVTVRMQLQSTLDDTLMERAYQTTKAPTLIDRRTGDELPAWAVLATDLRIAVVFSDGSTPYRPEKLDDAPRLGSPELAVARGEAKSSIRTVVGGDQEYRAVTVPYGDGQALVIAQSLEGQQRVLTKLGVVMATFGLLGVLAAGMAGWGVARNGLRPVRRLTSSVERIARTEDLTPLPVEGDDEIARLASAFNQMLLALGASRDRQRQLVADAGHELRTPLTSLRTNVDLLTQASSPGGPDLPTEAREELLDDIRAQIEELTTLIGDLVELARDEPLARVVEPVDLTGIVDHAISRVRLRAPSLTFDVDAEPWWVVGEASGLERAVTNLLDNAAKWSPPGGRVTVRLTRGVLIVDDEGPGIAEADRPHVFDRFWRADESRGLPGSGLGLSIVRQVAERHSGSVEATVAPSGGARLVMWLPGSEEPAPPSPPDPREDAHARTS; this comes from the coding sequence ATGAGCACCGACACCCCCGCGAAGGCCGTCGGCGGCGGCTGGTTCCACTACCGACGCTCGCTGGCGAGCCGAGTGACCCTCCTGACGACGATGGCGGTAGGGCTGACCGTGGCCTTCCTCGCCGCCGGCGCCTACGTCACCGTGCGCATGCAGCTGCAGTCGACGCTGGACGACACGCTCATGGAGCGGGCCTACCAGACCACCAAGGCGCCGACCCTGATCGACCGGCGCACCGGTGACGAGCTGCCGGCCTGGGCCGTGCTCGCGACCGACCTGCGGATCGCCGTCGTGTTCTCCGACGGCTCCACGCCGTACCGGCCGGAGAAGCTCGACGACGCCCCTCGGCTCGGCAGCCCCGAGCTGGCCGTCGCGCGGGGCGAGGCGAAGTCCAGCATCCGCACGGTGGTCGGCGGCGACCAGGAGTACCGGGCGGTCACCGTGCCCTACGGCGACGGCCAGGCGCTGGTGATCGCCCAGTCGCTGGAGGGCCAGCAGCGGGTGCTCACCAAGCTCGGCGTGGTGATGGCGACGTTCGGCCTGCTCGGCGTGCTCGCGGCCGGCATGGCCGGCTGGGGGGTGGCCCGCAACGGCCTGCGACCCGTGCGCCGGCTGACCAGCTCGGTCGAGCGGATCGCCCGCACCGAGGACCTGACCCCGCTGCCGGTGGAGGGCGACGACGAGATCGCCCGGCTGGCCTCGGCGTTCAACCAGATGCTGCTGGCGCTGGGCGCCTCGCGCGATCGCCAGCGCCAGCTCGTCGCCGACGCCGGCCACGAGCTGCGTACGCCGCTGACCTCGCTGCGCACCAACGTGGACCTGCTCACCCAGGCGTCCTCCCCCGGCGGGCCCGACCTGCCGACCGAGGCGCGCGAGGAGCTGCTCGACGACATCCGGGCCCAGATCGAGGAGCTGACCACGCTCATCGGCGACCTGGTCGAGCTCGCGCGCGACGAGCCGCTGGCCCGCGTGGTCGAGCCGGTCGACCTGACCGGCATCGTCGACCACGCGATCAGCCGGGTGCGGCTGCGCGCGCCGTCCCTGACCTTCGACGTGGACGCCGAGCCGTGGTGGGTCGTCGGCGAGGCCAGCGGGCTGGAGCGCGCTGTCACCAACCTGCTCGACAACGCCGCCAAGTGGAGCCCGCCCGGCGGCCGGGTCACGGTCCGGCTCACGCGCGGCGTGCTGATCGTCGACGACGAGGGGCCCGGCATCGCCGAGGCCGATCGGCCGCACGTGTTCGACCGGTTCTGGCGCGCCGACGAGTCCCGGGGCCTGCCGGGCTCCGGCCTCGGGCTCTCGATCGTACGGCAGGTCGCGGAGCGGCACTCCGGATCGGTCGAGGCGACCGTGGCGCCCAGCGGCGGCGCCCGGCTGGTCATGTGGCTGCCGGGCTCCGAGGAGCCGGCCCCGCCTTCCCCACCGGATCCCCGAGAGGACGCGCATGCGCGTACGTCGTAA